Proteins from one Plodia interpunctella isolate USDA-ARS_2022_Savannah chromosome 3, ilPloInte3.2, whole genome shotgun sequence genomic window:
- the Mettl5 gene encoding rRNA N6-adenosine-methyltransferase METTL5 — translation MGAVVKLKTLEGYLQDLKGFSEPKIKLEQYETPAHIAAVALYTIQTQYDGIENKLILDAGCGPGRLGLGAAMLGAGAVTAVDIDDDALEVFTENVADMEIANVDVLQCDFLNTGFCRLQNCYDTVLMNPPFGTKNNAGMDMKFLRKGLDLSCDSVYSLHKSSTRSHIQKKVKEWGVRGSVIAELRYDLPATYRFHKQQSRDIAVDLWRICHPS, via the exons ATGGGTGCTGTTGTGAAGTTGAAGACCTTAGAGGGCTATTTACAAGATCTGAAAGGATTCTCAGAGccaaaaataaagttagaaCAATATGAAACTCCAGCTCATATTGCAGCTGTCGCTTTATACACAATACAG ACACAGTATGATGgaattgaaaacaaattaatactaGATGCGGGTTGTGGGCCTGGTAGGCTTGGTCTTGGAGCGGCCATGTTAGGAGCCGGAGCTGTCACTGCTGTAGACATTGATGATGATGCTTTAGAAGTTTTCACTGAGAATGTGGCTGACATGGAAATTGCAAATGTTGATGTCCTGCAATGTGACTTTCTGAATACAGGCTTTTGTAG ATTACAAAACTGCTATGACACGGTGCTAATGAATCCTCCATTTGgtactaaaaataatgcaGGAATGGATATGAAGTTCCTGCGAAAAGGGCTTGATCTTAGCTGTGATAGTGTTTATTCTTTACACAAATCATCCACAAG GTCACACATACAGAAAAAAGTGAAGGAATGGGGGGTGAGAGGCAGCGTAATAGCAGAACTGCGCTACGATCTCCCCGCCACGTACAGGTTCCACAAGCAACAGTCGCGGGACATCGCCGTCGATCTCTGGAGGATATGCCATCCGTCGTGA
- the LOC128683505 gene encoding SOSS complex subunit C homolog B, which produces MAFPQPNAQRELTNRKILEELQLKKQMLLKQAVAPLTATSISLSQPSPVNQLPMCSIPPVSATAGFPQLPEANIVNTSHRAALQHANATSCGFFVSQDSSFGNQILPVLPRFDNK; this is translated from the exons ATGGCGTTTCCTCAGCCCAACGCTCAAAGAG AACTCACAAATAGAAAGATATTGGAAGAGTTGCAACTGAAAAAGCAAATGCTGTTAAAGCAGGCCGTCGCCCCGCTGACCGCCACATCCATTTCGCTCAGCCAGCCGAGCCCTGTCAATCAGCTGCCTATGTGCTCCATTCCACCAGTTTCTGCTACTGCT GGATTTCCACAATTACCTGAAGCAAATATAGTTAACACAAGCCATCGAGCTGCTTTACAGCACGCGAACGCCACATCCTGTGGCTTCTTTGTCTCCCAAGACTCCTCATTCGGTAACCAGATCCTGCCTGTGTTGCCCAGGTTTGATAACAAGTAA